A genomic region of Fodinisporobacter ferrooxydans contains the following coding sequences:
- a CDS encoding DMT family transporter, giving the protein MSQQKSALLGLFTVSLIWGCNYIASVILLRSFSPIFTSFGRITLTSVFLIIVGLVVRKLKRPTKKEWLLLVAVGIFGVFFNQTFYFTGLHHSSPTNASLIFALVPVCTILLERMFLKERLTTFKLIGVLLGFAGVVIIVGAGEGVHGISIGDIYLLLSMIAQSIGILYTRCLTASMSSYAVTIYATVIGSGFMGVSAVGEHIFSTTVISHNIYLWMLMAAAGVLSQGVAGFLWNKGVSVVGAGTSSMFLNIPPFVTLILSSLVLGEKIQMTQILGGFFVLLGVFVANQKMKPKKTTIQTIAS; this is encoded by the coding sequence ATGTCCCAGCAAAAGTCGGCTTTATTGGGGCTTTTTACCGTGTCATTGATTTGGGGATGTAATTACATCGCCAGCGTTATTCTTCTGCGCAGTTTTTCGCCAATTTTCACATCATTTGGTCGAATTACGTTGACATCGGTGTTTTTGATCATCGTAGGTTTGGTTGTACGGAAATTGAAACGACCCACCAAAAAAGAATGGCTGCTTTTAGTCGCAGTTGGAATATTTGGCGTATTTTTCAATCAAACGTTTTATTTTACCGGACTCCATCATTCTTCTCCCACCAATGCATCTCTCATATTCGCCCTGGTTCCCGTATGTACGATTCTTTTGGAACGAATGTTTCTGAAAGAACGATTGACTACTTTTAAACTGATCGGTGTTTTACTCGGTTTTGCAGGTGTTGTAATTATTGTTGGCGCGGGAGAAGGCGTTCATGGCATATCGATCGGCGATATCTATCTATTACTTTCTATGATCGCCCAATCCATCGGCATTTTGTATACCCGTTGTTTAACAGCCAGTATGTCTTCCTATGCGGTCACCATTTATGCAACCGTCATTGGCAGCGGTTTTATGGGTGTATCGGCCGTTGGCGAGCACATCTTTTCTACAACTGTCATCAGCCATAATATTTACCTGTGGATGCTAATGGCGGCAGCCGGCGTCCTTTCACAAGGAGTTGCCGGTTTTTTATGGAATAAAGGTGTCTCTGTGGTAGGGGCCGGAACTTCTTCCATGTTTTTAAACATACCTCCATTTGTTACGTTGATTTTGAGCAGCTTGGTACTTGGAGAAAAAATACAAATGACGCAAATCCTCGGTGGCTTTTTTGTCTTGTTGGGAGTATTTGTAGCAAATCAGAAAATGAAACCGAAAAAAACGACAATTCAAACCATCGCGTCGTAA
- a CDS encoding sensor histidine kinase: MDDKQQLIEILTGIRSSRRTYYTQLVQVIEEMKTKNKQLEILSKLSKVHINNSWEDISIYIADQLSQVIEFDMFILTILDHTHRSQFVSQHIDRLWECKSFREKHFLNFDEKRLSEELSQTLLLKGTEFQITKDLKSQTNQLFGFLTLLNRRGISYTSTELAFFQRVADYVSVSIHNILLFKDLNKKISLEAQLIQSAKLAAIGEMAAGVAHELNSPLTVILGNVQLLKRRHQEEITNQMLSDIYQCGLRSKKIIENLLTFARQDECQYESLSLNELASSTLELVGYQLKTLEIHIETSFCNLLPYVKGSKYQIEQVLINLLLNARDALQDREQKKVVIQTGVMEIDHHDFVYVSVCDNGVGIKCEHLQDIFNPFFTTKSQSKGTGLGLSVSHGIAESHGGKLFVESEVNAYSIFTLALPSFDEDEGN; encoded by the coding sequence GTGGACGATAAACAGCAATTGATCGAAATATTAACAGGTATTCGTTCATCCCGCAGAACGTATTACACGCAATTGGTACAAGTGATCGAGGAGATGAAAACAAAAAATAAACAGTTGGAAATACTCAGTAAGCTTTCCAAGGTGCATATCAACAATTCCTGGGAAGATATCAGCATCTATATTGCGGACCAATTGTCCCAAGTGATTGAGTTTGACATGTTCATACTCACGATTCTTGATCATACACATCGTTCCCAGTTTGTTTCCCAACACATCGATCGTTTATGGGAGTGCAAGAGCTTTCGAGAAAAACATTTTTTAAACTTTGATGAGAAACGATTGTCGGAGGAATTATCACAAACGTTGCTATTGAAAGGAACGGAGTTTCAAATTACTAAAGATTTAAAAAGCCAAACGAATCAATTATTCGGATTTTTGACTTTGCTGAATCGTCGTGGAATTTCATATACATCGACTGAGCTTGCCTTTTTTCAAAGGGTTGCCGATTATGTAAGCGTATCCATTCATAACATTCTCTTGTTTAAAGATTTGAACAAAAAAATATCCCTGGAAGCACAATTGATTCAATCCGCAAAATTAGCAGCAATCGGTGAAATGGCAGCTGGAGTCGCCCACGAGCTAAACAGTCCGCTCACGGTCATTTTGGGAAATGTTCAGCTATTGAAGAGGCGGCATCAGGAGGAAATAACGAACCAAATGTTATCAGACATTTATCAATGTGGATTACGAAGCAAAAAAATAATCGAAAATTTGCTCACCTTCGCAAGACAAGATGAATGTCAATACGAGTCATTATCTCTTAATGAACTGGCAAGCAGCACACTTGAATTAGTTGGATATCAATTAAAAACATTAGAAATTCATATAGAAACTTCATTCTGTAATTTATTGCCGTATGTTAAAGGCAGCAAATATCAAATTGAACAAGTGTTAATCAATCTTCTGCTAAATGCCAGAGATGCGCTTCAAGACCGTGAACAAAAGAAAGTGGTGATTCAAACTGGGGTAATGGAGATCGACCATCATGATTTTGTTTATGTATCCGTTTGCGATAACGGCGTTGGAATCAAATGTGAACATTTACAAGATATCTTTAATCCTTTTTTTACAACAAAATCACAATCAAAAGGGACGGGGTTGGGATTATCCGTGAGCCATGGCATTGCAGAATCGCACGGGGGAAAGTTGTTTGTGGAAAGTGAAGTAAATGCGTATAGCATATTCACACTTGCCTTGCCAAGTTTTGATGAAGATGAGGGCAACTAA
- the exaC gene encoding acetaldehyde dehydrogenase ExaC has protein sequence MLYQKPGQSGSKVTFRDRYKNFIGGEWIAPAHENYFEDISPVNGKPFCEVARSTSEDIEKALDAAHAAKTAWGRTAVADRANILNKIADRMEENLEQLAVAETWDNGKPIRETLAADIPLAIDHFRYFAGAIRAQEGSISELNHNTVAYHFHEPLGVVGQIIPWNFPLLMAAWKLAPALAAGNCVILKPAEQTPASIMVLMELIADILPPGVINVVNGFGVDAGKPLATNKRIAKVAFTGETTTGRLIMQYAAENIIPVTLELGGKSPNVFFADVFAKQDKFADKALEGFAMFALNQGEVCTCPSRAVIQESFYDSFIEQAVARTEKIVQGNPLDTATMIGAQASMDQMDKIVTYINLGKEEGAKLLTGGERNILPGDLADGYYITPTIFSGNNSMRIFQEEIFGPVVSVTAFTDFDDALRIANDTLYGLGAGVWTRDMNTAYHLGRGIQAGRVWVNCYHDYPAHAAFGGYKQSGIGRETHKMMLDHYQQTKNLLVSYSPDALGFF, from the coding sequence ATGTTATACCAAAAACCAGGTCAATCGGGGAGTAAAGTGACATTTCGTGATCGCTATAAAAATTTTATCGGAGGAGAATGGATCGCTCCAGCGCATGAAAATTACTTTGAAGATATTTCTCCGGTAAATGGGAAACCATTTTGCGAGGTCGCTCGTTCGACTAGTGAAGATATTGAAAAAGCACTGGATGCCGCACATGCTGCAAAAACAGCCTGGGGTCGAACCGCTGTAGCTGACCGTGCAAATATTCTCAATAAAATTGCTGACCGAATGGAAGAAAATTTGGAACAACTGGCCGTTGCCGAAACATGGGACAATGGAAAACCGATTCGGGAAACATTGGCTGCGGACATTCCGCTAGCAATAGATCATTTCCGGTATTTTGCAGGTGCTATTCGAGCGCAGGAAGGAAGCATCAGCGAACTGAATCATAACACAGTCGCTTATCATTTTCATGAACCGTTGGGAGTCGTCGGCCAGATCATTCCATGGAATTTTCCGTTATTGATGGCAGCCTGGAAATTGGCCCCCGCTTTAGCGGCAGGGAACTGTGTGATTCTGAAGCCGGCTGAACAAACTCCCGCCAGCATTATGGTTCTCATGGAATTAATCGCAGATATACTGCCGCCCGGCGTTATCAACGTTGTAAACGGTTTCGGTGTTGATGCGGGCAAACCATTAGCCACAAACAAGCGGATTGCAAAAGTCGCTTTCACCGGTGAGACGACGACAGGCCGTTTGATTATGCAATATGCCGCGGAGAATATCATACCTGTTACGCTGGAATTGGGAGGAAAATCCCCAAATGTTTTCTTTGCCGATGTCTTTGCAAAACAAGACAAATTTGCTGACAAGGCACTGGAAGGTTTTGCAATGTTTGCCCTCAATCAAGGGGAAGTATGTACATGCCCATCCCGTGCAGTTATACAAGAAAGTTTTTATGATTCTTTTATTGAACAGGCTGTTGCCCGTACGGAAAAAATTGTTCAAGGAAATCCTCTTGATACGGCAACGATGATTGGTGCACAAGCATCCATGGATCAGATGGATAAAATAGTAACGTATATAAATCTTGGAAAAGAAGAAGGGGCTAAGCTTCTGACTGGCGGTGAACGAAACATCCTCCCCGGGGACCTTGCAGATGGCTACTATATCACTCCGACAATCTTTAGCGGAAACAATTCGATGAGAATCTTTCAAGAGGAGATTTTCGGACCGGTAGTATCAGTGACTGCGTTTACCGACTTTGATGATGCGCTACGGATAGCAAATGATACATTATATGGTTTGGGAGCGGGAGTTTGGACACGGGATATGAATACCGCATATCACTTGGGCAGAGGCATCCAGGCAGGTCGGGTATGGGTCAATTGTTATCATGATTATCCGGCACATGCGGCGTTTGGAGGTTATAAACAATCCGGTATCGGCCGCGAAACTCACAAGATGATGCTGGATCATTATCAGCAAACCAAGAACTTGTTAGTCAGCTATAGTCCTGATGCACTTGGTTTCTTCTAA
- a CDS encoding DUF523 domain-containing protein: protein MKIVSACLMGCECRYDKSSNWIREIEQLVKEGKALPVCPEQLGGLPTPRNPAQIVGGDGFDVLDGKAKVIDDQGNDVTEQFLQGANQALRMALTIGAQEAILKERSPSCGSHVIYDGSFAGMKRPGLGVTAALLVRNGIRVASEESGVSE from the coding sequence TTGAAAATCGTCAGCGCCTGTCTCATGGGATGTGAATGCCGCTATGACAAGAGTTCCAATTGGATTCGAGAAATTGAACAACTTGTGAAAGAAGGAAAAGCACTGCCGGTGTGCCCCGAACAATTGGGTGGTTTGCCCACACCGCGAAATCCCGCACAGATTGTCGGCGGTGATGGATTTGACGTGCTGGACGGCAAGGCAAAGGTGATCGATGATCAGGGAAATGATGTAACAGAGCAATTTCTGCAAGGGGCAAATCAGGCACTTCGCATGGCGCTGACAATTGGAGCGCAAGAAGCGATTCTGAAAGAGCGCAGCCCTTCCTGCGGCAGCCACGTGATTTATGACGGTTCCTTTGCCGGGATGAAACGGCCCGGACTTGGAGTGACGGCGGCACTTCTGGTACGGAATGGAATTCGGGTTGCATCGGAGGAAAGTGGAGTCAGTGAATAG
- the adhP gene encoding alcohol dehydrogenase AdhP → MKAVIVNEFHQKLEVTEVPTPEIGYGEVLVDIHACGVCHTDLHAAHGDWPIKPKLPLIPGHEGVGTVVQVGEGVASIKVGDRVGIPWLYSACGECEYCLTGWETLCKDQLNAGYSVDGGYAEYCKAPAAYVAKIPEGLSFEEAAPIFCAGVTTYKALKVTNAKPGEWVAIYGIGGLGHVALQYAKAMGLNVIAVDIQDDKLELAAKLGADLTVNSKQVDPVQEIEKLVGGAHASVSVAVTPKAFEQAYRSVRRGGTLVVVGLPTGDIPIPIFNTVLNGVTVKGSIVGTRKDLQEALDFAARGKVRTIIETQPLENINEIFERMEKGQINGRVVLKMKD, encoded by the coding sequence ATGAAAGCTGTAATTGTAAATGAATTCCATCAAAAACTTGAGGTAACAGAAGTGCCAACTCCAGAAATCGGATATGGCGAAGTATTAGTTGATATTCATGCATGCGGGGTCTGTCATACCGATTTGCATGCCGCACATGGGGATTGGCCGATAAAACCCAAATTGCCTTTAATTCCCGGACATGAAGGGGTGGGAACGGTTGTTCAAGTGGGTGAAGGTGTTGCATCCATAAAAGTCGGTGACCGCGTTGGGATCCCTTGGCTGTATTCGGCTTGTGGCGAATGCGAGTATTGTTTGACCGGGTGGGAGACTTTGTGCAAAGACCAATTGAATGCCGGTTATTCCGTTGATGGCGGTTATGCCGAGTATTGCAAAGCGCCTGCCGCTTATGTCGCAAAAATCCCTGAAGGGTTAAGCTTTGAAGAAGCGGCACCCATTTTCTGTGCAGGTGTAACAACATATAAAGCACTGAAGGTCACAAATGCCAAACCCGGCGAATGGGTCGCCATTTATGGAATTGGCGGACTTGGACATGTTGCGCTTCAATATGCAAAAGCGATGGGGTTAAATGTAATCGCCGTGGACATTCAAGATGATAAACTTGAGCTTGCTGCCAAACTGGGTGCAGACCTGACAGTGAATAGCAAGCAGGTAGATCCGGTCCAAGAAATCGAGAAACTTGTGGGAGGAGCACATGCATCTGTAAGTGTGGCTGTAACGCCAAAGGCTTTTGAGCAGGCATATCGTTCTGTGCGTCGCGGCGGTACGTTAGTGGTTGTCGGCTTGCCGACGGGTGATATTCCAATCCCTATTTTTAACACAGTATTAAATGGCGTCACAGTAAAAGGGTCAATCGTCGGCACCCGTAAAGATCTTCAGGAAGCTTTGGATTTTGCTGCTCGCGGCAAAGTTAGGACAATCATTGAAACACAACCTCTGGAAAACATCAATGAAATATTTGAGCGGATGGAAAAAGGCCAGATTAACGGACGCGTTGTACTAAAAATGAAAGACTAA
- a CDS encoding DUF779 domain-containing protein, protein MDTRKVIATKSALDLIEKLISIHGPLMFHQSGGCCDGSAPMCYPLGEFRTGQQDIYLGKIGDCPFYIGAAQYSYWKHTQLIIDVVPGRGAGFSLESPEDMRFITKSRVFSAAEMNSKEKASDH, encoded by the coding sequence ATGGATACCAGAAAAGTAATCGCTACCAAATCCGCTTTAGATCTAATTGAAAAACTTATATCTATTCATGGTCCGCTGATGTTTCATCAATCGGGTGGATGCTGTGATGGCAGTGCACCTATGTGTTATCCGCTCGGTGAATTTCGAACTGGTCAACAAGATATATACTTAGGTAAAATTGGTGATTGTCCATTTTATATTGGAGCGGCTCAATATAGCTATTGGAAACATACACAGTTAATCATCGATGTTGTTCCAGGCCGGGGCGCCGGCTTTTCCTTGGAAAGTCCGGAAGACATGAGGTTTATCACAAAATCTCGGGTATTCTCAGCAGCAGAAATGAATTCTAAGGAAAAAGCATCAGATCATTGA
- a CDS encoding MFS transporter: MLQTKRSQPELALKPGGNVRWGVLIWLLIGGIINYLDRANLSIAAPQMIKELHLNNTDIGLMGTVFAWTYAIMQLPSGWLIDRFGAKRIYSIAVVWWSIATFFTGACSKMGTFLTWRTLLGVGEAPCFPTSAKLTATWFPRKERSLATGIWDSSSKWGPALAPPILVSIMVAYGWRALFYATGLIGIVFIVLFMLFYRNPDKSRSLTKEESDYIQSDGAGVEENIQTAKISWLSLFKNRSILGMILGFFCTIWIWNIFLTFLPLYLLKTQGVNLGSLGIYASIPWIGGIIGDIYLGGYLAKKIVDKGITSSIIAKRALISIYAILAGIACILIPFVHNLGLTLTFMTLALAFISAITGNAWALPGDVAPQSMVASVGAIQNFGGYFGGAFSPVIAGMIADRSGSYAMAFISGGIIAALTAVFYWFVVKHPIQE, translated from the coding sequence ATGTTGCAGACAAAACGAAGTCAGCCAGAACTTGCTTTAAAGCCAGGCGGCAATGTAAGATGGGGTGTTTTGATTTGGCTGTTAATCGGCGGAATTATCAACTATCTTGACCGCGCAAACTTGTCGATTGCGGCACCGCAGATGATCAAGGAATTGCATCTGAACAACACAGATATCGGCTTAATGGGGACTGTTTTTGCTTGGACGTATGCCATTATGCAATTGCCATCCGGTTGGCTGATTGACCGATTTGGCGCAAAGCGAATTTATTCGATTGCAGTGGTGTGGTGGAGTATTGCAACATTTTTCACAGGCGCTTGCAGTAAAATGGGTACATTTTTAACTTGGAGAACATTATTAGGGGTTGGAGAAGCTCCCTGTTTCCCAACCTCTGCCAAACTTACGGCAACCTGGTTTCCGAGAAAAGAACGAAGCCTGGCAACGGGGATTTGGGATTCATCGTCCAAATGGGGACCTGCGCTGGCGCCGCCGATTCTCGTGTCCATCATGGTAGCGTATGGATGGCGGGCGCTTTTCTATGCAACAGGATTGATCGGAATCGTGTTTATCGTGTTATTCATGCTATTCTATCGCAATCCTGACAAAAGCCGGAGCTTGACGAAAGAAGAATCGGACTACATCCAATCCGATGGCGCCGGTGTTGAAGAAAATATTCAAACAGCAAAGATTTCCTGGCTTTCTTTATTTAAAAATCGTTCGATCCTTGGCATGATACTGGGTTTTTTCTGTACGATTTGGATCTGGAATATTTTCTTGACATTTCTTCCTCTCTATTTGCTGAAGACACAAGGAGTAAATTTAGGCAGTCTCGGTATTTATGCAAGTATTCCTTGGATTGGCGGAATTATTGGGGACATCTACCTTGGAGGATATCTGGCGAAGAAAATTGTCGATAAAGGAATCACATCTTCCATTATCGCAAAACGTGCACTTATCAGCATTTACGCCATCTTGGCAGGCATTGCTTGTATTTTGATTCCTTTCGTACACAATTTGGGATTGACATTAACGTTTATGACATTGGCTTTGGCTTTCATATCGGCGATTACCGGAAATGCCTGGGCGCTGCCTGGTGACGTAGCGCCGCAATCCATGGTTGCTTCTGTCGGAGCGATTCAAAATTTCGGCGGATATTTTGGCGGTGCATTTTCTCCTGTCATCGCAGGAATGATTGCAGACAGATCAGGCTCCTATGCAATGGCGTTTATTTCCGGCGGCATAATCGCAGCATTAACGGCAGTATTTTACTGGTTCGTCGTGAAACATCCGATTCAGGAATGA
- a CDS encoding zinc-binding dehydrogenase has translation MDALVWTGPRQMEFSEMERPGASPGWVVLEVKAVGICGSELSGYLGHNSLRVPPLVMGHEFSGVVVELGAGVSEEYLGQLVTANPLIACGNCKACNRGNRQLCKERKLIGVNFPGAFAQFVAVPARNCFPVTNIVDGALAEPLACSLRAVNRVRVEAGDSGIVIGAGIIGLMAMKCMRFMGASQVIAMDTNELRLEEAKAWGATHLINPKQPDAQQKIQELFPDGADCIVDAVGSERTRQQAIAAVRRGGRIVLIGLHEDPTTVPGNVIVRDEIEIYGTFCYSDFEFARAVTFVNDGFLPGGERSWLDLRPLRDGGAAFEEQVSGTARYPKIVLQP, from the coding sequence ATGGATGCTTTGGTTTGGACAGGACCAAGACAAATGGAGTTTTCAGAAATGGAAAGACCCGGTGCATCGCCCGGCTGGGTTGTACTCGAAGTAAAAGCGGTTGGGATCTGCGGTTCGGAATTATCCGGCTATCTTGGACATAATTCCTTGCGGGTGCCGCCTTTGGTCATGGGGCATGAGTTTTCGGGCGTTGTGGTGGAGCTTGGTGCAGGAGTATCCGAGGAATATTTGGGCCAGCTTGTCACCGCCAATCCATTGATCGCATGCGGCAATTGCAAGGCTTGCAATCGGGGCAACCGTCAGTTATGCAAAGAGCGCAAATTGATTGGCGTCAATTTTCCTGGAGCATTTGCGCAATTTGTGGCAGTACCGGCACGGAATTGTTTCCCTGTGACAAATATCGTCGATGGCGCTTTGGCTGAGCCGCTGGCATGTTCTCTGCGCGCAGTCAATCGGGTGCGTGTGGAAGCTGGCGACAGCGGGATTGTGATCGGTGCCGGCATTATCGGTCTCATGGCCATGAAATGCATGCGTTTTATGGGTGCCAGTCAGGTCATTGCAATGGACACGAATGAGCTTCGGCTGGAAGAAGCAAAAGCATGGGGGGCAACACATCTGATCAACCCCAAACAGCCAGATGCGCAACAGAAGATTCAGGAATTGTTTCCCGATGGGGCAGACTGCATCGTGGATGCGGTGGGTTCTGAACGTACACGGCAGCAGGCAATTGCAGCCGTGCGCCGCGGCGGGCGAATCGTGCTGATCGGATTGCATGAAGATCCAACCACCGTTCCGGGAAATGTCATCGTTCGGGATGAAATTGAAATATACGGAACATTTTGCTATAGCGATTTTGAATTTGCAAGAGCCGTCACATTTGTAAACGACGGATTTTTGCCGGGCGGCGAGCGGTCCTGGTTGGATCTGCGGCCATTACGGGATGGGGGTGCCGCATTTGAAGAACAGGTCTCCGGCACGGCCCGCTATCCGAAGATTGTATTGCAACCCTAA
- a CDS encoding iron-containing alcohol dehydrogenase, with translation MHISKFVTPEIIFGNNSINQVGESLRRLGAKKVFVVSDHEIFNFGWTEEAIYYLRQNGLSHFNWNEVTSNPKDYEIHEGVKKYLHNDCDAVLGVGGGSVIDAAKSIALLGTNGGTIHQYEGVDKITVPLPPMVMIPTTAGSGSEVSQFSIIVDTKRSVKMTIISKSLVPDIAIIDPRTLTTMDHRLTAYTGMDVLTHAIESYISLAATPLTQVLSLQAIRLVAKFLRPSTASKYNMAAKESMAMASLQAGLAFSNAILGAAHAISHQLGGLLDCPHGEVTAILLPHVMQFNLIACPEKYIDMAEAFGEKTFGLSEMEASRLAIQAVQDLVTDLGIPATVSKHGLQDDHIPALSQNALNDACMITNPRDMTLEDIASILKQIV, from the coding sequence ATGCATATCTCGAAGTTTGTTACACCCGAAATCATTTTTGGCAATAATTCCATCAATCAGGTTGGAGAAAGCTTGCGCAGATTAGGGGCAAAAAAAGTTTTTGTAGTCAGTGACCATGAAATTTTTAATTTTGGATGGACGGAAGAAGCGATCTACTATTTACGACAAAATGGACTCAGCCATTTTAATTGGAATGAAGTAACGTCCAATCCCAAGGATTACGAAATACATGAAGGTGTGAAAAAATACTTGCATAATGATTGCGACGCCGTGTTGGGAGTTGGCGGAGGAAGCGTAATTGACGCGGCCAAATCGATTGCATTGTTAGGAACAAATGGAGGAACGATTCATCAATATGAAGGTGTAGACAAAATCACTGTGCCGCTTCCGCCTATGGTTATGATTCCGACAACGGCTGGCTCCGGGTCAGAGGTATCACAATTTTCAATCATTGTAGATACGAAAAGAAGTGTGAAAATGACCATTATTTCAAAGTCTCTGGTTCCGGATATTGCAATTATCGATCCGCGGACGTTGACAACTATGGATCATCGTCTGACGGCATATACAGGAATGGATGTTTTGACACATGCCATCGAATCGTATATATCTCTGGCTGCTACACCATTGACACAGGTATTGTCATTACAAGCGATCCGCCTTGTCGCAAAATTTTTGCGTCCGTCTACCGCAAGCAAATATAATATGGCTGCGAAGGAATCGATGGCGATGGCAAGTCTGCAGGCAGGATTGGCTTTTTCCAATGCAATTCTCGGTGCTGCACATGCGATTTCACACCAACTCGGCGGCTTATTGGATTGCCCCCATGGAGAAGTAACTGCAATCTTGCTGCCACATGTTATGCAATTCAATTTAATTGCCTGTCCGGAAAAATACATTGACATGGCTGAAGCATTTGGCGAAAAGACCTTCGGTTTAAGTGAAATGGAAGCTTCCAGACTGGCGATTCAGGCGGTACAGGATCTGGTAACGGATTTAGGCATTCCGGCAACCGTGTCAAAGCACGGGCTACAAGACGATCATATTCCTGCCTTAAGTCAAAATGCGCTGAATGATGCATGTATGATTACAAATCCACGTGACATGACACTTGAGGATATTGCTTCCATCCTGAAACAAATCGTATAG